CACGACCAAGCTTGCTTTGAGGTTTTGTGAGGTGTGAGAGTACATAAAATGCTTTTAATGATTGACTGTTTTTGAAGAAGTTATCCTCAACTGAAAGTAACAGTAGGTCACCACTTTTAAACCTTCTCTTTTCCAATCCTTTATTGAATTTTTCTCCTTCTCGCTGAATAGCTAAAAGCTCAGCATCAAAGTTGAGTTTGAGGTTTACCTCTTCAGCAGTTTGGTCAATCAAGATAGAGTTGGCAGAAACAATGGCTTCAACAATGCTAAGATCCTCGTCATGATTAGGCATTCGTAGCCCTATCTCAGAATGAATAACTGACATGATTTTTTCTGTCTGTCCCATATAGATCAACCTGTCAAGTGGTTCAAGTGCTAGGTCAGGAGGTATTGGTGAGATTGTTTCATTGTTTCGATGTATTTCAATCAGATACATATTTTGGTAATCCATTAACCCACTTTCCGCAAGTGTTTTTCCTATGAATGGCGCGTTTTCAACCACTTCTGTTTCCACTAAGTATTCAGGAGCAATATTTCGTACATCAGTGAAGGCTTCCTGCTTTTTAGGTAAAAGTTTATAGCCGTAAGTACATAAGTAAGTTATGCCTACACAAGTGACTGTAATGCCTAAGAATAGAAAATCGGTAAAATGGAGCGTGTCCAAGCCATGTGCTTGCATCAGACCAATAAGCACCAGGTTAGTAGAAGTGCCGATAGGCGTAATCATACCTCCCAGTATGGTAGAGTAAGAAAGAGGAATCAGTAGTTTCGAAGGGTGAACCCCATGTTCCTTACTCCAATTGTACACGTAAGGAGTCATGAGAGCGACAACAGGCGTATTGTTTAAGAAGGAGGAAAGGATAGCAACACTAGCTGTCATTCTGAACATAAATACTCGGGCATTTTTGATGCTGCCGATTGTTTTGTCTAGCAGGGCTTCAAGATTGAAATGTTCGTTGATAGAAGCGGTGATAATGATCAGCAATAGAATGGTGATAACAGATTTATTACTGAGTCCTTCTAGTACTGAGGCTGGCTCAGTAACACCCAATACCATTAATGTAATGACGCTGATAAAAAACAGCAAAGAAGGCTTTACCCAGTTTCGAAATAATGAAACTATAACAAACAGCAAAACAGCAAGTATTATCCATTTGTCAGTCTCCGGTTGTGACAAGAAGTCATAAAAAGTGATTAATGTAGGTCTCATGAATAATGGACAGCCAAGGTTAGTCGGTGAATTAGACCTACTTTCTGTATAGTCAGACTCACTTGTAGGTTGTTAAAATGTTGATAGCCAATTGATTTTTCCTGTACGGAATAATGAGTTGGAAACATACCAAATCGGGGAGCTATTTAAAAAGTGAATGGGGGGAGGCTAATGTAGGTTTTCAGGAAAATAATCTGTTTTTCCATTATTTATTTTTTCAAAGGAGTTTGCTTTTTTATTTCTTCTATAGAACTTCTCTATTATGAATCATTACCATCTTGGTAAAAGAACCTGATTACACTCAACATTCCTTGTATTTCAAAAGCCATGTTCCTCCTTCTTCTCATTTTGTGATCATGGCGAAACCTCATTAACTATTATGAAGCTTTCTTTAGAATTTAGGCTTACTGCTTCTTTCATCATTATAGGTATGATGGTGTTGCTTGGAGGAGTCGCCCTTCTTAAGTCTTTTCAGCGGGATAAACGTTTCTTAGAAGAGCGAATATTCGAGCACGAGCACAAAATTGAAGACTTTCTTTTTCTTGTGCGAGAATATGTTGGGAGTAAAAATAGAAGTGTGTTACTCAAGTTGAAACAGGATGTAGACCGTGTAGGGTATGAAATTAGTGTGATTAATCATGGAGGTGTTCTGTTGAGGGGAAATGAAAATGTCACAATGGAGCCATTGCAAGGAGATGTAATGACTAAAGTTGGAAAAGCATATGAGGAAAGCTTTAATGAGGTAGCTGTTGAAATTGATAAGCTCTGGGCTGAAAGTATTCGTTTGAGTGAAGCTGTAAGGACAGATAAATCTATAGAAGGATTGGAGGAGGAGAGGAGTGGTTATAGGGTAGAAGATTTACAGGAGTTTCTGGAACGAAGAAGTTCAGGACTAATAAGTAAAAACAGGACTTTTAAGAGTGCCATCACGGGTGATATTCAGGCAGCAGAAGATAGGTATACGGTATTCTACGGGATAGTTTTATTGGTAAGTATCATCCTCTTGATAGATATATATCTGCTGTTGAGAAAGAAGTTGTTAAATCCATTGGGTTTGGCGTATGAATATGCCTGCTACCTGATTAATAAGGAGCCTAAATTTGGTGATGCGAAATTTGCAGCTATTTACGATGTCTTAAATAAGGTCGATAATATTTTTGATGAGACAGTAGTGGCCGTAGAGGAGTTAGGTAAAGGCACTTTTGAAATGGAGTATTCTGAGTTAATAGCAGAACATAAGATTGGCAAAGAGTTAAAGAAAACTCAAAGGTTGTTAAGCTATTATGAGGAGCATGAGGCACAAAACCAGTGGAGAGCGATAGGTTTGGTTCAGCTGAGTGAGATATTGGTTAATGAGCAGTATGAGTCACTGGATGAACTGTCCTTTGCTTTTGTAAGGTTTTTAGTGAAATACCTTAATGTTAATCAGGGAGCTATGTTTCAGGTAAAAGAGGACTTTGAGGGAAAGTATCTGGAAATGATTGGGGCTTTTGCCTATGACAAAAAGAAATACTTACAAAAAAGGCTTCCGATAGATCAAGGTTTGATAGGGCAGGCACTAATCGAGAAGCAATACCTTTACTTAAACTCTTTACCTGAAGGTTATACAGAGATCACTTCAGGATTGGGGGAGGCTACGCCCAAGTACCTGTTGATTTGTCCAGTCCTGTTCAATGATGATGTTGTGGCTGTATTGGAACTGGCTTCGTTTGGAGACCTAAAAAAGCATGAGATCGATTTTGTAAAGGATGCTGTTGAAAGGCTTGCGGCAACTGTTTCGGTATATTTGGTTAACAGTAATACACGAAAACTGTTGGAAGACTCGATCAAGATGAACAAGACGCTCAAGGAGCAAGAAGACCAAATGAGAAAGAATGCAGAAGAGCTCCACCATACACAGGAAGAACTTAGTAATAAGCTGATTGAGCTTAGAGAAGAGTCAAACCTCAATAAGAATATATTGAAAGCTATCAGTAAGAATACGGCAATGATAGAGTTTGATATGGAAGGGAATATCTTGGCTGCCAATATGATTTATACAGACCTGATGGGGTATAAGGAGGAAGACTTGATTGGTATTCATGAGAAGAACTTGGTTCCTGTAGAGGAAGTTAGCTCGCCGAGATATAAGATGCTTTGGGACAGTCTTAAAGAGGGGACATCTTCTTCAGGAGAGTACAAACGTCTGCGCTCAGATGAGCAAATGGTTTGGTTGGAAGGTTCTTATAATCCAATTTTTGACTTGGAAGGTCAGCCATATAAAGTGATCAAGTTTGCCCACTTTACAACAGAAGATAAACAACGGGAATATCAGACCAAGACAAAGATTAACCTATATGAATCGCATTTCTCTATTTTGGAGTTGAGGTTAGATGGTGCCATTAAATCAACAAGTGTAGGATTTCAGGGAGTGACGGGGTATTCAAGAAAAGAAATGAGAAATAAATTCTTACAGGACTGGTTTGTAGAGATAGAAGACAAAACAGCTTTTGAGCAGGCTTTGGAAAAAGCAGATAGTGGAATGGCTCAGACCTTGAAAGTGTACTTGTATCATTCCGATAAAACCTCTCATAGATATAAGATATCCATTAACCAACAGAAAGATATGAATATGGAGAGTAAAGGCTTTTTAGTGGTAATGCAACCTGAAATATGAGGTTATTGGTAAAAATAAGAAAAGCGTCTTCGAAAGACGCTTTTCTTATTTTACAGTTTATGGTGGAAAACTAGCGATACTTTTTCATCAGTTTTACCAGCTCTTTGTTCTTGTTCTTTCGAGCATAGTAGATTGCATTTTTTCCATGCCTATCTACAGCTCTAGGGTCTGCTCCATTGTCCAGTAGAATAATGATAGTGCTCAGTCGGTTGGTTCTGTCAGACAGCAGGTGAAGAAGGTTTTTCTCATCTTCTCCATATGGAAGGTTAGGGTCTGCACCATATGTCAAGAGTGTGCTGACAATCAGGTTTTCACCAGCAAATACAGCATCATAAAGAGGTGTCTTGTCGTTTTTGCCTCTTGCATTTGGGTCAGCACCAGCCTCAAGCAGGACTTCAGTGCATTCCAAACGACCAAATTTGGCAGCTTTATGTAAAGTAGTTTGTTGGAAAATGTCTCTTGCATTTGGGTCTGTACCACGGTCAACCATTGCTTGCAAGTCAGAAACATTGTTGCCTTGGATAGCTGCCATGAGTTTGTCGTAATCGTTATTTTGGGTATAACCATTGACGCAGCATGATAAAGTCAGAAACCAGAATAATAATGATGTTATTTTCAGTCTAGTCATGATGATAATAAGTTTTTTAATATGACAATCGAATGGGTTATATAGACATCAAGCCTATGAGAGGCTATAAATGCTTCATTAAGTATTGATATAGTTTGACCATACAGTCAATATCGTGACGGTGTACTTTTTCATCAGGAGTGTGGACATTGTCTTCAGCAGCGCCAATAAAGCACCAGTCAAATGGATAAGGAGCTGCTTGTAATTGCAGACCATCGCTTCCGCCAGCGTCTTCCACTTCTAGTTGGTAATCAATGCCTGATTGGTCTGCTAAATGAATGATTTGATTTATGTAAATGCGCCGAGGAATTCCTCTGTCTCTCATGGAGATCACAACCCCTTTTCCATCTTTAACCCCCTTAGTGATCCAAGTTATATCAGAGATCAACGCCTGTTGTATTCCATACTTTTCATAGATAAACTTACCTAAAAAGCCGACACTGCCGCCTCCAACTTCTTCATAAGTGGAAAAGCAGATAATCCCTTCTTCTAGTGTTTCGGCTACTTTTAGGGCATTCCAACAGCCTAGTCTGTTATCCATATAGCAAGATTGGATATACTCTTTGCTTTGTCTGAAATCACATTTGAAGACCAAGTCGGTTCCCCTTTCAATTTCTCTTTCAAAGGTGTAAAAAGACTTTTTACTTCCCTCAGGAGCATCCATTTCACACTCTATAGGCCCTTTACTATCAGAACCAGTGAGTTTGTAGCCTGTTTGGGTTTTGGGACCACCTATTTTTACAATCTCATTTCCGTATTTCACCGTAAACCCGATACTGTCCATATGTGCAAAAATGGCCGTGCGTGGTTTCTTTCCGAATACAAGTACAATGCAGTCCTGAAACTGTTCTCCAGAAAAGATCTCTGGTTGTACTATCCAGTGCTTCTTTTCTTTTGATACATACTCCAGAATAAACTCTTTCATAGCAGCCTCATTACCAGATGGTGCATGAATGCCACATAGTTGTTCGAGTAATTCCATATGGGTTATAATAATTGGTTAAAGGACCCAAGGTTTTGGAACCTTGGGGTAACAAAATTCGATGTTTAGGTTGTTATTGGATATAACAATAATGTGCAAAAGAATTAATTGTGGACAATGTTTTTTCGGGAGCTTCAAACATACCCATATGACCAACCTCTTGCATAAAGTGGACATGACTGTCTGAAGGAAGGTAACATTGCTCCAAGCCTTTTTGAAGCGGTACAGACTGGTCTTCTTTTCCTATTATGTATAGAATAGGTTTAGGAAAAGTCTTAACAATATTGATCCTATCTGGACGCGCTTTCATGGCTAATGAAGCCCTTTCTACACTCTCAATACTACACTTGTTAAGACACAACTCGATGGCTTGCTTTATTACCTCTGGCTTGGTGTCTTTGGTCGTAGCAGAGAAAAGGTTAGGAAACATGTATTTGATAAACTTTTCAGCGCCATTCTGACGGACAAACTCAATCGCTCGATCCCTGTTTTCACGTTTGTCATCATCGTCTTCGAATGCTGTAGAGTGAAATAATCCTATTCCTGAAAGTGCATCGGGAAATTGCTCTGCATAGGCAAGTGTAACGTACCCACCCAATGAGTGCCCAATCATTACGCATGTCTCAACACTAGCAGTTTGCAGTGTCTCATTTATTTTTCGTGCATAATCAGAAAGACTTTGCACATCATCAGTAAGCGGACTTTTTCCATTGCCAGGCATATCGGGACAAATAACCCTGAACTCCTTGGAAAGCTTAGCTGATAAGTTTTCCCATATCTCCTTGCATTCACAGAATCCATGCAGTAAAACGATACAAGGACCACTTCCTTGATCTGTATATTCTAGTTGGGACATTGGTTTGAAGGAATTTTAAGGTGGATTTTTAATAGACCGCTCCATAGTGCTTGCCTATGGAGCGGCTTTATTTGTTGCATACCCTAGACCTATTTTATCTAAGTATGTAAGATTATTAGCTTATATGTAATATAAAAATAGAATTTTTTAAGGGAATAAATGGGATTTGCTTAAATGTTTTTTCCCTTTTCAGCTATTATAAGCTACTCATCTGTTGAGGGTCCAGTTCAATTTCATGTTCTTGGAATACAATACCTTTTTGTGCCAATGCACTTAAGACAGGTTCGTAAATTTCAGGGTGAATTGGAATCTGAACACCTCTCATACTGATCTTGCCATCTAGCAATAACTCAGTCGCAATTGCCATTGGCCAACCTACTGTCTTAGCCATAGCTGTTTCAACCTGATCATCACCTTTAATAACCATATGTGAAGTTAGAAGGCGGTGAGTGGTACCAGTACCATATACCAGCTTATGGTACATAACAATCATATCTTTGTCGGTTGGAGCCAATGTCCATTTGTCTTCCAGTATTTTCTGAAGAATCTGTGCAGGAGTCGCATTCTTCAGTCCCACTTTTTTGTCACTGAAAATATCCAATGAGTGTAATTTCTCAATGACATCAGAGTCCTGATCTATTTTCAGGTAATACATCAGTTTAAGCTCAACAGAATCATTGGGGTTGTAAGCCAAGAATGAGTTGATAAACTCACGATAAGTCATGTTTTCGGAGTTTTCCATAATGTAGCTGTCATCTGTAGCCCCAATTTTCACAAAGCAATCCCATGCACGGCAGAAACCAGGACGTCTCAGTGTTCCTCTATAGACGGTAGGGGTGTTCTGAAGCCCATATTTCTCAATGTATTTTAGAGAGTCACGGTTGGCATAACCTTCAAATCTGCCATATCCGTCGATATTAATGATTTCAGTTCGGCGGAAAACCCTGTTATAAGGAATGTATTTATAACGTCCGTTATGTAAGAACTTAACAGCACCACCATGTCCTGCTAATACTACGTTACGAGGGTTCCAAGTGAATTTGTATTTCCAAGGATTGTTTTCGCTTTCAGGAGCAAGCAGACCTCCCGCAAAGGATTCAAACGCTTCAATATGGTATCCTTTATCTTTAGCACCCTTGATCATCTGCATGGCAGACATATGGTCAATACCTGGGTCCAGTCCAATCTCATTCAGTAGTAGTACATCATTCTTGATTGCTTCCTGATGTAATTGTTCAATTTCTTTAGAGACATAAGAGGCTGTGATCAGGTGTTTTTTCAAGGCTATGCAGTCTTTGGCTACCAAATAGTGCATGCTTGCAGGAAGCATTGATATCACTATGTCAGCTTGGGAAATCTCTGCCTTACGTTGCGTAGCATCATTGGCATCAAAAAAAATGGCTTCACAGTGTGGATGGTTTTTGGCTTTGCTTTCTGCTAGTTCTTTTTGAAAATCACCAATTACGAGTTTCCAGTTTTTCTCTAGAGACCGCTCCTGCAAATGGCTGATCAAGGATGAAGCGGATCTTCCTGCCCCGATAATAAAAATTTTGTGCATCTTAATGTGTTAGTTTATTGTATTGTTTATAGAACAGTTGGATGTTAATGGGTACCAAAATATGAAAATTATTGGGGTGGCGAATCAGTAAGAAGTATTTCTGTTGAAATATTCTTACCATCCAATTATAAGAACAATAGCAGGTACTTATGTACTTTGTCGTGAAGTTGGATTTATTGACAACATAACAATTTGAAAGATGCCAAAAAGAATCACTTTAAATACTGATTTGGATTTTTATGAGAATCTGAATGAACTGCCTTCATCGTTCCAAAAGTTAGTTCGTAGAGCAGAAGAAGCATCCAGTTTGGCTTATGCTCCTTATTCAAAATTCAATGTAGGAGCAGCCATGCTTTTGGAAGATGGAGAAATAGTAGTGGCAAGTAACCAGGAGAATGCAGCGTACCCGTCAGGCATGTGTGCAGAGCGGAGTGCGGTATATTGGATTGGAGGAAATCGTCCAGGGAAAAAAATTGAAATGATTGCAGTTGTGGCAAGACCTGATAATAAGGATTTTGTAGCTGTTTCACCATGTGGGTCTTGCAGACAGGCGCTTCTAGAGTATGAGTACAAACAAGGTGAGCCAATTAGAATGATTATGCAGACAGAAGGGGGGGCATACTTAGTGGCAGACAGCATGAAGAGCCTTTTGCCAGTCACGTTTGATGGTGACTCGTTGCTTCAAGAAAAGTAAGATACTTTTACTCATCGAAGCGGAAGCGTATATTCTTGAAATGTCCATTCATTTTTATACGCTGCTTGCTTCGTTCAATCTCCCGTACAATAGGAAGTGCTCTCTCAACATAGTCAAGCATGTATTCAATTCTTTTATATTCATCAGGAATTGTCAGGAGATGGTATTCTTGCCCTACGGACAGTCCAATGTGATGACCTAACTTGAAGGATAGAAAAGGTGTTTTTGCATCAAATGAAATATTAACTTCCATCAAGTCAAAAAGCTCTGTCACTTTTTCAACTAGCATCCATTTCTGAGCATCATTTGCATTGTCATTCATAGGGATTTCCACCACACTTCCTCCAGCATACAGCTTATCCTCCATTGGGTTCTCAAAGCTATTCATATAAAAAGTTTGAATCCCTTTGGTTTTGATATCCATGCGCCCATCTGGATACTTGTTAACTACAGCTTCAATTTCCATGAGAGTGCCATAACTCATAGTTCTTTCATTAATATGGGGAGGAATGCCAAAAGGAGTATTCAGGTTTAGACAATCCTTGACAAGCTGCCTGTAGCGGGGTTCAAAAACATGAAGATTTAGTGGTTCGCTGGGAAACACAATAAGGTTGAGAGGAAAGAAAGGAATACGTTGGACATTTTTTTTGGGCATGATTGCAGATAGTAGTATGTGTCAGTAGCTGGTGTTGTGGGGAGAAGTGTGGATAAGTCGTTCTTCCCACAGTTTGGGGCTGTAGGAAGAACGTCTTGGTAGACTTACTTAGAGAATAAGCATTGCATCTCCGTAAGTAAGGAATCTGTATTTTTCTTTTACAGCTTCTTCGTAAGCATGCATGACCAGTTCGTAACCACCAAAGGCAGCAGCCATCATCATCAGTGTAGATTGTGGCTTATGGAAGTTGGTTACCAATGAACGACAGATTTTGAAATCGTATGGAGGGAAGATAAACTTATCAGTCCACCCTTCATTTGCTTTCAGAAGGTTCGATGCTGAAACAGATGTTTCAAGTGCACGCATCACTGTAGTACCAACTGCACATACATTTCTTTTACCTGTCAGAGCGCTGTTTACAATATCAACAGTCTCTTGAGTAACCTGGAAGTTTTCTGAATCCATTTTGTGTTTGGTCAGGTCTTCCACGTCTACTTCACGGAAGGTGCCCAATCCAACATGCAATGTAATTGGAACCAGATCAACTCCTTTAATTTCAAGTCTCTTAGTTACTTGAGGAGTGAAGTGAAGACCAGCTGTTGGTGCTGCAACAGCTCCTTTCTTTTCTGCAAAGATTGTTTGGAAACGCTCTCTGTCACTTGGTTCAGCTGCACGCTCCAAGTCTTTTGGAAGAGGAGTTTCTCCTAGTTCTTCAATAGTTTTGTAGAACTCAGCATCGTCACCGTCAAACAAGAAACGGATAGTACGTCCTCTAGAGGTAGTATTGTCAATTACCTCAGCTACCAGGTTGCCATCACCAAAATATAACTTATTACCTACCCTGATCTTTCTAGCAGGGTCTACCAGTACATCCCAAAGATGAGACTCCTTGTTGAGTTCTCTTAGCAAGAACACTTCAATTTTAGCCCCTGTTTTTTCCTTGTTGCCATATAGACGCGCAGGGAATACTTTGGTGTTATTGACTACGAATACATCACCTTCATCAAAGTAGTTGATAACATCCTTGAACACTTTGTGCTCAATTTTGCCGGAATCACGGTGGATTACCATCAATCTTGACTCATCCCTATTTTCAGAAGGGTATTTTGCTATCAGTTTCTCTGGAAGGTTGAACTTGAATTCAGATAATTTCATCCCAAGGATTTATGTATTTATTGACTAAATAAGTGTCTGAAAAATGCCTTTAGCTAATTGGTAACATCAGTTACGGAAGTAGCTTCAAGCTGAAAGTTTGCAAGTTGTTTCGGGGTACACCCAAAAACGAAGGCGTAAAATTAATAAATCTCTTTATAAATTTATTGAAAATAAGCAATTATTTAAGGTGTTTTTTTATGTGCGTAATTAATGCCTGACTGATAATCATCAGTACTGTGGCAAAGTAAAAGAATATAGGATTTTTTTAGAGAAACCCTTTTTCTAAACTATTTATATTGTCATTATTTCAACCTTATTTTAGAATATTTCGTTTGAACTTGAGTACGAAAACTTTTTCTTTATTGTAGAAATACATTCCTTCGGGTACCCATTATTATAACAAAAATTCGAAGAGGGTGCGCTGTAACTGAACACTGAACATTTAACTGACTTCTCGTATGCTGACTTTGTTCAAGCACCAATTCAAAGAAAATTGGCGAGCCAAAATGTGGCGAAACAATATAGCAGTCAACATCTTTGTGGCATTGCTGGTCTTGTATATCGCAGGCTCTTTTGCTTTGATTGGGTATGCTTCTGACCTTATTCTAAAAGAATTATTCCCTGGTGTGCCAGTAGAATATGCTTTTAGTGGACTATTACTTTATTATGTTATTGGAGATATTCTGGTACGCTACATTTTTTCCAACTTACCTGTAATGTCTGCATGGCCTTATCTGCACCTGCCAATTTCCAAAAAGAAAGTGGCTCACCATGTCCTTTTCAGGATGCTTTTCAATGTGTACAACTTTTTACCGCTGCTGGTACTGGTGCCCTTTACTGTAAAAGGTGTGCTTCCGACCTATGGAATACAAACCAGCATGCTTTGGGGGATTGGTATTTACTTAATTGTAATTGGTAATTCATATCTGGGAGGCTTTATCAAACGGTTGTCACATATGAATAGCAAGTGGCTTTTTGTAGGGGTATTGCTCTATGCTACTTTGATATTGCTCGACCGGTTTGATATCATTTCCCTGATTACAATATCTACCTATACGTTTACTTTCTTTCTGGATTATCCTTGGTTTTCGCTTCTGCTTATCCTGTATCCCTTGGTATTCTATTTTGCGAATTACAACTTCCTGCTTCACCATACTTATTTGGATGCAGTGCCAAAGGATGCCTTCAAGCTTGGAGATATACCTGCGTTATCATTTTTGGATAAGTTGGGAGAGACAGGAAACTATATGATGCTGGAAGCAAAAATGATTATCAGAAACAAGAGAACCCGTGGTATGCTTCTGATGATTCCTCTGGGAGTTGCTTATGGGTTGATATTCGTTTTGAATGACCAGTATGCAGACTCATATGGCATGTTTCTTTTTACAGGGGTTTTTATGTGCGGAATCTTTATGATTAACTATGGTCAGTTTATTCTCTCATGGGAAGGAGCTTACATTGACGGCATCTTTTCCCAGAATATTGACCTGAAAAAATATTATAAAGCAAAGCTTTGGCTGATTAATGGCGTTACGACCCTATGCTACCTGATGTCGCTTCTATATGGTTTTATAGATATAAAGTTCATAGCAATTAATACAGCGATGTACCTATACTGTATTGGTATAGGTAGCGTTATTATGCTGGGCTTTTCAGTATACAACCGTCGTAAGATGGAACTCAATGCTTCGGCTTACAGCTGGCAGGGAGTGGGGAAAAGTCAGTTGCTTGTAGGGCTTCCTTTGTTCTCTTTACCGTATATGATTTTTGCGCCTTTCTGGGCATTCGGAGCCTATGAGAATGGACTGATAGCAATTGGCGCTTGCAGCTTGCTGAGTTTGTCTCTGACAAATGTGTGGATCAAGGAAATCGCTGAAAAGATCACATCCACCAAGTATGAGATTGCAGAGACATTTAGAGAAAGCTGATTTAAGTTTATGACCAAAAACGACATATAAGATGATATCTATTCAATATATATTAAAGCAATACAAGGATAATGTGGTGGTTAATATCCCATCACTTGAAATAGAAAAGGGGCAGAGTTTTGGGTTGGTAGGTAATAATGGAGCAGGAAAGACAACACTTTTCAGGATGCTGTTGGATCTTGTAAAACCTTCTGGTGGACATATTTACTCCAATGGAGCTGATGTGTCACAGGGTGAAACATGGAAAAGCTATACAGGCTCTTATTTGGATGAAGGCTTCCTGATTGGTTACCTAAGACCGGATGAATACTTTGCTTTTGTTGGAAAGTTACATGGGCTGAATAAGGCGGAGATTAGTGCTAGACTTCAACAGTATGAAGAGTTGTTTAATGGCGAAATTTTGGGACACAAGAAATACATCCGTGACCTTTCAAAAGGAAACCAAAAGAAAGTGGGAATAGTAGCTGCTATGTTACCAAATCCTGAGGTGTTGGTATTGGATGAGCCTTTTGCAAACCTTGACCCTACGACACAGATTCGTCTGAAGAAGTTACTGAGGGAATTTAAGGAAGAACATGGTACGACCTTACTGATTTCAAGCCACGACCTTAATCATGTAACGGAGGTTTGTGAAAGAATTGTAGTGATGCAGAAAGGTGAACTCGTAAAAGATATTGTGACGGAAGAAGCAACTCTAAAAGAGTTGGAAGAGTACTTTGCACTTTCCTGAAGTCAGGTCATAGATTAAAAAAGCCCTCTGTTTCATTTGAAGCAGAGGGCTTTTGTATTTATTCTCTAGAAGAAAATTACTTCTTCTTTTTATCTTCCATAGAAGCCTTCAAGATTTCCTCAAACTGAGCCAAATCTACTTTCTCAGCGTCAACAGTGATTTTTTCTTTCACGTAGCTGATCAGCTTGTCATTGTAAACTTGCTCGTAAGTTTGCTCGAAGTACTTACCGTTCTCTGAAGTCAGGTAGTTCTGAACGAATTGAGACAGTTGCTCTTCTTCCATATCAGCCATACCGAACTGAGCCATTTGAGCTTGGATTTGCTCGCCAGCAGCAGCTTCAACTTCTGAGTGCTCAACTTTAAGCTCAGCATCAGCGAAGATTTTGTTAGTGATTACTCTCCATCTAACAGCTTCTTCGAATGATGGGAATTTCTCCTCAATCTCTTCGTCAGAAAGTTTGTTCTGGTTAGAGTTGTTCATCACTTTCTTCAGCAAGTCAGTTGGCAGCTCGAATGAAGTTTTGTCCAACAGTTTAGTTCTGATAGCATCCGCCAAAGTAGAGTCGATCGCAGGTTCGTTAGCCTCACCGATGATCTTCTTA
This portion of the Limibacter armeniacum genome encodes:
- a CDS encoding SLC13 family permease, which codes for MRPTLITFYDFLSQPETDKWIILAVLLFVIVSLFRNWVKPSLLFFISVITLMVLGVTEPASVLEGLSNKSVITILLLIIITASINEHFNLEALLDKTIGSIKNARVFMFRMTASVAILSSFLNNTPVVALMTPYVYNWSKEHGVHPSKLLIPLSYSTILGGMITPIGTSTNLVLIGLMQAHGLDTLHFTDFLFLGITVTCVGITYLCTYGYKLLPKKQEAFTDVRNIAPEYLVETEVVENAPFIGKTLAESGLMDYQNMYLIEIHRNNETISPIPPDLALEPLDRLIYMGQTEKIMSVIHSEIGLRMPNHDEDLSIVEAIVSANSILIDQTAEEVNLKLNFDAELLAIQREGEKFNKGLEKRRFKSGDLLLLSVEDNFFKNSQSLKAFYVLSHLTKPQSKLGRVTNKFLWMSAIIIGGLLFGFWDIFTTTLLILTSLLVLKLTSFRNLSSEIDLDLVVLLVSALALSKAFIDTGAAQMVSALYIQLFYPLGQIGILSGLFLLTVIITSFVTNVAAVSITFPIAYSASIELGVDGTPFFLAIAFGASAAFLTPVSYQTNWMVYAPGGYTPKDFLKTGLPLTIIYTIICLSYIILRYNL
- a CDS encoding PAS domain S-box protein produces the protein MKLSLEFRLTASFIIIGMMVLLGGVALLKSFQRDKRFLEERIFEHEHKIEDFLFLVREYVGSKNRSVLLKLKQDVDRVGYEISVINHGGVLLRGNENVTMEPLQGDVMTKVGKAYEESFNEVAVEIDKLWAESIRLSEAVRTDKSIEGLEEERSGYRVEDLQEFLERRSSGLISKNRTFKSAITGDIQAAEDRYTVFYGIVLLVSIILLIDIYLLLRKKLLNPLGLAYEYACYLINKEPKFGDAKFAAIYDVLNKVDNIFDETVVAVEELGKGTFEMEYSELIAEHKIGKELKKTQRLLSYYEEHEAQNQWRAIGLVQLSEILVNEQYESLDELSFAFVRFLVKYLNVNQGAMFQVKEDFEGKYLEMIGAFAYDKKKYLQKRLPIDQGLIGQALIEKQYLYLNSLPEGYTEITSGLGEATPKYLLICPVLFNDDVVAVLELASFGDLKKHEIDFVKDAVERLAATVSVYLVNSNTRKLLEDSIKMNKTLKEQEDQMRKNAEELHHTQEELSNKLIELREESNLNKNILKAISKNTAMIEFDMEGNILAANMIYTDLMGYKEEDLIGIHEKNLVPVEEVSSPRYKMLWDSLKEGTSSSGEYKRLRSDEQMVWLEGSYNPIFDLEGQPYKVIKFAHFTTEDKQREYQTKTKINLYESHFSILELRLDGAIKSTSVGFQGVTGYSRKEMRNKFLQDWFVEIEDKTAFEQALEKADSGMAQTLKVYLYHSDKTSHRYKISINQQKDMNMESKGFLVVMQPEI
- a CDS encoding ankyrin repeat domain-containing protein; this translates as MTRLKITSLLFWFLTLSCCVNGYTQNNDYDKLMAAIQGNNVSDLQAMVDRGTDPNARDIFQQTTLHKAAKFGRLECTEVLLEAGADPNARGKNDKTPLYDAVFAGENLIVSTLLTYGADPNLPYGEDEKNLLHLLSDRTNRLSTIIILLDNGADPRAVDRHGKNAIYYARKNKNKELVKLMKKYR
- a CDS encoding aminopeptidase, whose amino-acid sequence is MELLEQLCGIHAPSGNEAAMKEFILEYVSKEKKHWIVQPEIFSGEQFQDCIVLVFGKKPRTAIFAHMDSIGFTVKYGNEIVKIGGPKTQTGYKLTGSDSKGPIECEMDAPEGSKKSFYTFEREIERGTDLVFKCDFRQSKEYIQSCYMDNRLGCWNALKVAETLEEGIICFSTYEEVGGGSVGFLGKFIYEKYGIQQALISDITWITKGVKDGKGVVISMRDRGIPRRIYINQIIHLADQSGIDYQLEVEDAGGSDGLQLQAAPYPFDWCFIGAAEDNVHTPDEKVHRHDIDCMVKLYQYLMKHL
- a CDS encoding alpha/beta fold hydrolase, coding for MSQLEYTDQGSGPCIVLLHGFCECKEIWENLSAKLSKEFRVICPDMPGNGKSPLTDDVQSLSDYARKINETLQTASVETCVMIGHSLGGYVTLAYAEQFPDALSGIGLFHSTAFEDDDDKRENRDRAIEFVRQNGAEKFIKYMFPNLFSATTKDTKPEVIKQAIELCLNKCSIESVERASLAMKARPDRINIVKTFPKPILYIIGKEDQSVPLQKGLEQCYLPSDSHVHFMQEVGHMGMFEAPEKTLSTINSFAHYCYIQ